ATTCGTGCATGTCTTTGCATTCGCCGTGCCGCGACGCTTGTCCGCAACGGTCCCGCCCGGATTCTTCTGCGGAAAACAGCGTCGCATCGCAATGGCTGCACTTCGATCGAAGCGCAGGCGCAGACCGAACCTCATCATAGGCCCAAGCTCGCGACGCCGCGATGACGCCATGCCGAAGCGGAAATACAGTTGCAATGCGCGCTTCGCTTCGCTGCTTCGTCATTGCGGGTCGAACCATCTTTTCCAGCGCTGTGAAAGACTGTCATGACGCCTGGCGCCCTGCGCCGTTCGCTGTGCCTTGCTGCTCAAGCATTAGAGCGTGCCGGCGGCGCGCGCTGTAGCCCGATGCTAGTATCCGAACCAGTTCGCTAGCCGGCCCATCGGACTTCCTCAGAGTTCGCGCTACGCCGGTGCATGTCATTCCTTGACCGGAATGAACTACCGATTCTTCAACGCGGCAAATGGACCCCAATGCGCGGCTCCGGCAAAACCGCGTCGACTTCCCGATTCGCAACGCAGCCCATGCAACGCATTTTCGAGGAGGCACCATGAACGACAAGGTTGAGCCCAGCGCTTCACACTCCAGCACTTCGCAGACAGCGCAAGAGCAGGTGCGCATCAATCGCATCACGCCGGCGTATTGGCAGATCACGTTACACAACCCGCCGTTCAACATCTTCGGCCCCGATTCCATTCCGCAACTGCAGGCTGTGGTTCATGCGATTGAAACGACGCCGGAGCTCAAGGTGGTGGTGTTTCAGAGCGATGTGCCCGGCTACTTTCTGACTCACTACGATTTCATCCCTCCGTTATCGGACTCGACCAGTCTGCGCAACGGCCCGACCAGCCTGCATCCTCTTCCCGATATGCTGGTACGCATCAGCCGGTCGCGCGTCATATCGATCGCGAAACTGCGCGGGCGCGTAACCGGCGTCGGCGGCGAACTCGCGCTCGCAAGCGATATGCGCTTCGCCGCCCTCGAGAACCTCGAGATCTCGCAATGGGAAGCAGGCGCGGGCTTTGTACCCGGCGGCGGTCCGATGGCGCGGCTGCCCCGCCTGATCGGCCGCGGCCGCGCGATGGAAGTGCTGCTCGGCGCAGACAACATCGATGGCGAGACTGCCGACAGATACGGCTACGTCAACCGCTCGCTCCCGGATGCTCAGCTCGACGACTTCGTGGACAGATTCGCGCGTCGCATCGCGAGCTTCGATGGCGACTCGCTTGCGGAAATCAAGCAGGCTGTGAACTACGCGAGCCTGCCGCCCGATGCAGAGGTT
The genomic region above belongs to Paraburkholderia edwinii and contains:
- a CDS encoding enoyl-CoA hydratase/isomerase family protein; protein product: MNDKVEPSASHSSTSQTAQEQVRINRITPAYWQITLHNPPFNIFGPDSIPQLQAVVHAIETTPELKVVVFQSDVPGYFLTHYDFIPPLSDSTSLRNGPTSLHPLPDMLVRISRSRVISIAKLRGRVTGVGGELALASDMRFAALENLEISQWEAGAGFVPGGGPMARLPRLIGRGRAMEVLLGADNIDGETADRYGYVNRSLPDAQLDDFVDRFARRIASFDGDSLAEIKQAVNYASLPPDAEVAAGWNLFIWSVQRPEAQYRIGELMKRGLQKDPDIERNLNRYTEEVGKR